The Zobellia alginiliquefaciens genome contains a region encoding:
- a CDS encoding PKD domain-containing protein, with translation MKLFPKKTLVYTTSFIVSTFLINLSCNKDVDALRDTVLDSALPVIDKESENLAEVVVEEVELPSEMDSLDVADAIEMENRTAIFYPVHDAYIQNGIGYNEALIRLQEERRTSYLMFDLSPIDSIGGIILSASLEFVISKDDGNGEIDVFQGHSNDWTETELSEKSAPETGIQIGAINQEYRINNTVSIDLDTTYIEPSLSTLVLDHKDGDDLAFSAKEDTSSKGSALVIQYNAPVDSGPISFVEPDVIVDEELSENEPIEEVTGEEVSTEEEVIEKIVEEGLEEEEETGEIVGEEPAEEEVIEEEAAEESTKEKEKTEEDETTEEEVVVDVSDTEPVTTPEEIKNSAPIAILDATPLSGNVPLQVTFIGNNSTDDVSVVNYSWNFKNGKTSNEANPTFTFDEAGSYDVELTVKDEKGLSDSKSVTITVKAKDNEAPIAKLTANLTGGSAPLKVNFDGSSSTDDQKVIKYSWDFKDGSSSNDIEPTHTFEEKGVYDVELTVEDESGLTHKNVISIDVTAEQDEVPVARASASKTSGIIPLEVDFTSTNSTDDNSISSYAWNFKDGNSSDKASASHTFESAGEYLVELTVTDSEGQNNKTTIAIRAEAPTNEAPSAKITTNSKNGTAPLLVNFTSSSSTDDNGITKYEWNFKDGSLSDQRNVQHTFNEPGTYNVELRVEDEKGLSDTETTTIQVEARQNEAPIAKASASRLSGDAPLTVNFKGSDSSDDLAITNYYWDFAGGSSSQADTSYTFNNPGVYNVSFTVTDESGLANTDNLTITVNQAQIGNIDCSTGGGMANESGAKIWCWNNVSIPDYSEMNGPPISNGELKIDSECYEKQVTQEGSRLKFRVDPTNPRTENWCSRDFNMRAEISTLPWKVKQPKGTEEWFGWDYTFGNDYKIDKNNQWLFFQVHPGVTGESPHTELMIIKDGQMIGHDAGEIYVINAANGKDYHPTGITPRAGQKLKIVVHAIWGDSSNGHLQVWINGNKVYDKQVATVYSRYPWGGNAKWGIYKWPWAHADGVQKSLSQGVNHVETYMGTLRIITRKPGDPNYGSDAYSLVASD, from the coding sequence ATGAAATTATTCCCCAAAAAGACTTTGGTTTACACTACCTCTTTTATAGTGTCCACGTTTTTAATCAATTTGTCGTGCAATAAGGATGTTGATGCTTTGCGCGATACTGTTCTAGATTCAGCTCTTCCAGTCATTGATAAAGAATCTGAAAACTTGGCCGAAGTGGTTGTAGAGGAAGTTGAGTTGCCCAGTGAAATGGATAGTTTGGACGTAGCTGATGCAATAGAGATGGAAAATAGAACAGCTATTTTCTACCCGGTTCATGATGCGTATATTCAAAATGGTATAGGTTATAATGAGGCATTAATTAGGCTGCAAGAAGAGCGTAGAACGAGTTATTTAATGTTTGACCTTAGTCCAATAGATTCTATTGGTGGAATTATTTTAAGTGCCAGTTTAGAATTTGTCATCAGTAAAGATGATGGTAACGGTGAAATAGACGTTTTTCAAGGACATTCAAATGATTGGACGGAGACTGAACTTTCAGAAAAATCGGCACCTGAAACCGGCATACAGATTGGGGCTATTAATCAAGAATATAGAATAAACAATACTGTGTCTATAGATTTGGACACAACATATATAGAACCATCACTTTCAACTTTAGTTCTGGATCATAAAGACGGAGATGACCTAGCCTTTTCAGCCAAAGAAGACACAAGTAGCAAGGGTAGTGCATTAGTGATTCAATATAATGCACCAGTAGATTCTGGCCCTATAAGCTTTGTTGAACCTGATGTTATAGTTGATGAAGAGCTTTCGGAAAACGAGCCTATAGAGGAAGTTACAGGAGAAGAGGTGTCAACAGAAGAAGAAGTCATTGAGAAGATTGTTGAGGAAGGGTTAGAAGAGGAAGAAGAGACTGGAGAGATAGTAGGGGAAGAGCCAGCTGAAGAAGAAGTTATAGAGGAAGAGGCTGCTGAGGAAAGTACTAAAGAGAAAGAAAAGACTGAAGAGGATGAAACTACAGAAGAAGAAGTTGTTGTAGATGTTTCTGATACCGAACCTGTAACTACTCCTGAGGAAATTAAAAATTCAGCGCCGATAGCTATATTAGATGCTACTCCATTAAGTGGAAATGTCCCTTTACAAGTTACTTTCATAGGAAATAATTCTACTGACGATGTTTCTGTTGTTAATTACAGTTGGAATTTCAAAAATGGTAAAACTTCTAATGAAGCGAATCCTACTTTTACATTTGATGAGGCGGGAAGTTATGATGTGGAATTAACGGTTAAAGACGAAAAAGGACTTAGTGATAGTAAGTCAGTTACAATTACGGTCAAGGCTAAAGATAACGAAGCTCCAATTGCAAAACTGACGGCCAACTTAACTGGTGGTTCTGCGCCGCTCAAAGTAAACTTCGATGGTAGTAGCTCTACAGATGATCAAAAAGTCATAAAATATTCATGGGATTTTAAAGATGGGTCATCCTCAAATGATATAGAGCCAACCCACACTTTTGAAGAAAAAGGTGTTTATGACGTTGAGCTTACTGTTGAAGATGAAAGCGGACTGACTCATAAAAATGTTATTTCAATAGATGTAACGGCTGAGCAAGACGAAGTACCAGTTGCAAGGGCAAGTGCCTCTAAAACATCCGGTATCATTCCTCTAGAAGTGGATTTTACATCAACGAATTCTACAGATGATAATAGTATATCTTCTTACGCATGGAATTTTAAAGACGGCAATTCATCAGATAAGGCTAGTGCTTCACATACTTTTGAATCAGCAGGTGAATATTTGGTAGAACTTACCGTTACAGATAGCGAAGGGCAGAATAATAAAACTACAATTGCTATTAGGGCAGAAGCACCGACCAACGAAGCTCCTTCCGCTAAGATAACGACTAATTCAAAAAATGGAACAGCTCCGCTTTTAGTTAATTTTACAAGTAGCAGTTCAACAGATGATAATGGTATTACTAAATATGAGTGGAACTTTAAAGACGGTTCTTTATCTGATCAAAGAAATGTCCAACACACTTTTAATGAGCCAGGAACTTATAATGTTGAGCTAAGGGTCGAAGATGAAAAAGGTCTTAGTGACACGGAAACTACAACTATTCAGGTTGAAGCAAGACAAAACGAAGCACCCATTGCGAAGGCATCTGCTAGCAGACTTTCTGGTGATGCCCCGCTTACAGTGAATTTTAAGGGAAGTGATTCTTCCGATGATTTAGCTATTACTAATTATTATTGGGATTTTGCGGGAGGGTCTTCTTCTCAGGCAGACACGAGTTATACCTTTAACAATCCAGGGGTTTATAATGTTAGTTTTACGGTGACAGATGAGAGTGGTTTGGCAAATACAGATAACCTTACGATTACTGTCAACCAAGCACAAATTGGGAATATTGACTGTAGTACCGGAGGCGGTATGGCAAATGAATCGGGAGCTAAAATATGGTGCTGGAATAACGTTTCGATTCCTGATTACTCAGAGATGAATGGTCCTCCCATCAGTAACGGAGAACTTAAAATAGATTCAGAATGTTATGAAAAACAGGTAACACAGGAAGGGAGTCGTTTGAAATTTCGTGTGGATCCTACCAATCCTAGAACAGAAAATTGGTGTTCTAGAGATTTTAACATGAGGGCAGAAATCAGCACGTTACCTTGGAAAGTAAAACAACCAAAAGGAACGGAGGAGTGGTTTGGTTGGGACTATACTTTTGGAAATGATTATAAAATCGATAAGAACAATCAGTGGCTCTTTTTTCAAGTACACCCCGGTGTAACCGGTGAATCTCCTCACACAGAATTAATGATTATAAAAGACGGTCAGATGATAGGCCATGATGCTGGTGAAATATATGTTATCAATGCAGCTAATGGTAAGGATTATCATCCTACAGGTATAACGCCAAGAGCGGGCCAAAAATTAAAAATAGTGGTACATGCTATTTGGGGCGACTCATCAAATGGGCATCTGCAAGTTTGGATAAACGGCAACAAAGTGTATGATAAACAGGTGGCAACGGTCTATTCACGTTATCCTTGGGGAGGGAATGCCAAATGGGGTATTTATAAATGGCCATGGGCCCATGCTGATGGCGTTCAGAAATCTTTAAGTCAAGGGGTGAATCATGTGGAAACCTATATGGGTACTCTAAGAATAATTACAAGAAAACCAGGTGATCCCAATTATGGTTCTGATGCTTATTCTTTGGTGGCTTCAGACTAA
- a CDS encoding heparin lyase I family protein, which translates to MTYQNLYEIYENIMKVPNITILYLTVFAMISCGKDNLNLEENESVAGLQKTVEIRDSSEGNDLVASESEKASVEIECVTNGAMANELGLKTWCWEDASIPDYSEKKGVLFSNGQMKVDSECYEKQVTIEDGRVKFSLNPTFPVVEDWCSRDFNMRAEISTQPWRVDHPKGTEEWFGWSYTFGSDYIIDKNNQWLFFQVHPGIVGESPQTELMVVKEGQMNGHDAGEIFVINAANGKDYHPTGIIPTAGETFNIVVHAIWGDESNGLLQVWINEKIVYDKQVPTVYSAYPWGGNAKWGIYKWPWAEASGVEKSHDQGITHLETFMGSLKMITREPSNPDYGKDSYAIVSPK; encoded by the coding sequence ATGACCTACCAAAACCTATATGAGATTTATGAGAACATTATGAAAGTCCCAAATATTACTATTTTGTACCTTACGGTATTTGCAATGATTTCTTGCGGAAAAGATAATTTAAACCTTGAGGAAAATGAGAGCGTCGCTGGGCTTCAAAAAACAGTGGAAATCAGAGACAGTAGTGAAGGCAATGATCTGGTGGCTAGCGAATCGGAAAAGGCAAGTGTGGAAATTGAATGTGTGACAAATGGGGCAATGGCTAATGAGTTAGGTTTAAAGACATGGTGTTGGGAAGATGCCTCTATTCCTGATTATTCAGAAAAGAAAGGGGTTTTGTTCAGTAATGGCCAAATGAAAGTCGATTCAGAATGTTATGAAAAGCAAGTGACTATAGAAGATGGTCGAGTCAAGTTTAGTTTAAATCCAACTTTTCCCGTAGTAGAAGATTGGTGTTCTCGAGATTTTAACATGCGCGCTGAAATAAGCACGCAGCCATGGAGGGTTGATCATCCAAAAGGTACGGAAGAATGGTTTGGATGGAGTTATACATTTGGGTCAGATTATATAATTGATAAAAATAATCAATGGCTTTTTTTTCAGGTTCATCCGGGTATTGTAGGTGAATCTCCTCAAACAGAGTTGATGGTTGTTAAGGAAGGGCAAATGAACGGTCATGATGCGGGAGAAATTTTCGTCATCAACGCTGCCAATGGTAAGGATTACCATCCAACAGGTATTATACCAACGGCCGGAGAAACCTTTAATATAGTTGTACACGCTATTTGGGGAGATGAATCAAACGGTCTTTTGCAGGTGTGGATTAACGAAAAGATCGTTTATGATAAACAAGTGCCAACGGTGTATTCGGCCTACCCATGGGGCGGTAATGCTAAATGGGGTATCTACAAATGGCCTTGGGCAGAAGCTAGTGGTGTTGAGAAATCTCACGATCAAGGCATCACGCATCTTGAGACTTTTATGGGGTCATTAAAAATGATAACTAGAGAACCTAGTAACCCGGATTATGGTAAAGATTCATACGCAATTGTTTCTCCAAAATAG
- a CDS encoding heparin lyase I family protein: MGYLSVDDLFPSSTLSKIPEKRDGQSNRYQDCISKGGSAKQTGLKEWCWQDVDLPTYSGKKGATLIQNQLSINSECSEGQITVQDKMLKFRVEPTNPQPRDWCSNEYNFRAELSTSPWPVNHEKGTEEWFGWTYTFGDDYIVDSKIPWLFFQVHEGTVGLPPLVALWCMNENGPGSGKVGEIHVVNNAERYKNKYFPTGVTPVAGQTISVVVHIVYGDAFNGLLQVWINGNMVHDRKARTVRASNEVGGNAKWGIYKWRWSKENGVRQSAQQNIHHLETYLGPLKIVTRKANDLEYGKSAYSLVSPE, translated from the coding sequence ATGGGATATTTATCGGTTGATGATTTATTCCCTTCTAGTACTCTATCTAAAATACCGGAAAAACGTGATGGTCAAAGTAATAGATATCAAGATTGCATATCTAAGGGTGGTAGCGCCAAACAAACGGGTCTAAAAGAGTGGTGTTGGCAAGATGTTGATTTACCCACCTATTCAGGAAAGAAGGGGGCAACTTTAATACAGAATCAACTAAGTATTAATTCTGAGTGTTCTGAGGGTCAAATAACTGTTCAAGACAAGATGCTGAAATTTCGAGTGGAACCAACTAATCCTCAACCCCGGGATTGGTGTTCTAATGAATATAATTTTCGTGCAGAGTTGAGCACCTCGCCGTGGCCGGTAAACCATGAAAAGGGTACGGAAGAATGGTTTGGTTGGACCTATACTTTTGGCGATGATTATATAGTTGACTCAAAAATTCCTTGGCTTTTTTTTCAGGTGCATGAGGGCACAGTGGGTTTACCTCCATTAGTGGCGCTTTGGTGTATGAACGAAAATGGACCGGGTAGTGGAAAGGTTGGCGAAATCCATGTTGTGAATAATGCGGAAAGGTATAAAAACAAATATTTTCCTACAGGTGTGACACCTGTTGCTGGACAAACTATCTCTGTAGTGGTTCATATAGTATATGGCGATGCTTTTAATGGATTATTGCAGGTATGGATAAATGGCAATATGGTACACGATCGTAAGGCTAGAACTGTTCGCGCTTCAAATGAAGTTGGGGGAAATGCCAAATGGGGAATCTATAAATGGCGATGGTCTAAAGAAAACGGGGTTCGTCAATCCGCTCAACAGAATATTCATCATTTAGAAACTTATCTTGGTCCGTTAAAAATCGTTACGCGAAAAGCTAACGATTTAGAATATGGTAAAAGTGCATATTCACTTGTTTCTCCGGAATAA
- a CDS encoding glycosyltransferase family 4 protein, whose protein sequence is MAVKKKIAFFGIKYFPSRGGTSRVAENMILNLVNEYDVTVYCYKNEKAKGHIKGVEVIEFPEIKLGSLGVLIYYWLCCFHIRTRGKYDIVHAHKIDSFFFLNTLSKHAKVIATAHEAPYKRDKWGKIAKWFFKISEKRFLNFSGVKTAISKPLCEFYRDNAGVDVQFIPNGINLLEKVDYKAVDSFWPKTLGTKEPFVLFAARRIMGTKGLHTMLKAYKKLNYTGIILVAGELDNYPNYIKQIKELDKGLNVHYLGFVSPLSTLLALVERSEYFVFPSETEGMSIMLLEVASAGKPIIASDIPENTQVFTDEDVLYFENKNVDDLAEKITWAENHREDFELRGKNAKIKVEDHYTWDKVTREYSEIYENI, encoded by the coding sequence ATGGCAGTGAAGAAAAAAATAGCTTTTTTTGGGATTAAATATTTTCCTTCTAGAGGGGGCACAAGCCGCGTTGCTGAGAATATGATTCTTAATTTGGTGAATGAGTATGATGTTACGGTCTATTGTTATAAAAATGAAAAGGCTAAAGGTCATATTAAGGGTGTGGAGGTAATAGAGTTTCCTGAAATTAAACTGGGTAGTTTAGGAGTACTTATCTATTATTGGTTGTGTTGCTTTCATATTAGAACAAGAGGAAAATATGATATAGTTCACGCACATAAAATTGACAGCTTCTTTTTTCTAAACACGCTCAGTAAGCATGCTAAAGTTATTGCTACTGCTCATGAGGCTCCTTATAAGAGAGATAAGTGGGGTAAAATTGCTAAATGGTTCTTTAAAATTTCAGAAAAAAGATTTTTAAATTTTTCAGGAGTCAAAACCGCTATTTCAAAGCCATTATGTGAGTTTTATAGGGACAATGCGGGAGTAGATGTTCAATTTATACCCAATGGTATTAATTTGCTGGAAAAGGTGGATTATAAAGCGGTAGATAGCTTTTGGCCAAAAACCTTAGGCACTAAAGAACCTTTTGTACTATTTGCTGCACGTAGGATTATGGGGACCAAAGGTCTGCATACTATGCTCAAAGCTTATAAAAAGTTAAATTATACTGGAATTATTCTTGTGGCGGGAGAGCTAGATAATTACCCAAATTATATCAAACAAATAAAAGAGCTGGATAAAGGGTTGAATGTTCACTATTTGGGTTTTGTAAGCCCGTTATCTACTTTATTGGCGTTGGTTGAACGTAGCGAGTATTTTGTTTTTCCGTCTGAAACGGAAGGAATGTCTATTATGTTACTTGAGGTTGCGAGTGCCGGTAAACCAATAATTGCAAGTGATATACCAGAGAACACCCAGGTCTTTACAGACGAAGATGTGCTTTATTTTGAAAATAAGAATGTTGATGATTTAGCTGAAAAGATAACATGGGCTGAAAATCATCGAGAAGATTTTGAATTACGTGGCAAAAATGCCAAAATTAAGGTGGAAGATCATTATACTTGGGACAAAGTAACTCGGGAGTATAGCGAGATATATGAAAATATTTAG
- a CDS encoding glycosyltransferase — protein MKVLLLIDSLTSGGRERRLIELIKGCKEYRDVELSLVTFSDKVHYKEVFELGIPVTIMKRVPKKNPMVFYRLYKFCKNYKPDVIHSWGTMSTILAIPSSVLLGIKIINGNIVNATKDMGFFDKRLLRARLTFPFSQVILGNSVAGLNAYQVPENKRACIYNGFGNERIANLKLSEYVKKELGFTGQRIVGMVASFTDKKDFSSFIRAGLIILQKQTDVVFLAIGDGPNLEKCKQMVPDQYISHFVFTGVRNDVESLVNIFDVGVLATNTDVHGEGISNSILEYMALGKPVVATTGGGTNEIVTDGKTGFLIPNKSPEILADKVMYLLNNPDEASKMGDESKNRIERTFSLRKMTSAYYQLYQGVLK, from the coding sequence ATGAAAGTATTATTACTTATAGATAGCCTTACCTCCGGAGGCAGGGAGAGAAGGTTGATAGAACTCATAAAAGGATGTAAGGAATATAGAGATGTAGAGCTGTCTTTGGTTACTTTTTCTGATAAAGTGCATTACAAGGAAGTGTTTGAGTTAGGTATTCCTGTAACAATCATGAAAAGAGTACCTAAAAAGAATCCTATGGTTTTTTATAGACTGTATAAATTTTGTAAAAATTATAAGCCTGATGTAATTCATAGTTGGGGTACGATGTCTACTATTTTAGCGATTCCCTCTTCGGTATTGCTGGGCATTAAAATAATCAATGGAAACATAGTTAATGCTACAAAAGATATGGGTTTCTTTGATAAACGCCTTCTTAGGGCTAGACTTACTTTTCCTTTTTCACAGGTAATATTAGGTAATTCAGTGGCGGGTTTGAATGCTTATCAAGTACCGGAGAATAAGCGAGCTTGTATTTATAATGGCTTTGGCAACGAGAGAATTGCAAATTTAAAATTGTCAGAATACGTTAAAAAAGAATTAGGTTTTACTGGACAGAGAATTGTTGGCATGGTGGCAAGCTTTACCGATAAAAAAGATTTCTCAAGTTTTATTAGAGCTGGTTTAATTATTCTTCAAAAACAAACAGATGTTGTTTTCTTGGCTATAGGAGATGGTCCAAATCTTGAAAAATGTAAACAGATGGTTCCTGATCAGTATATTTCCCATTTTGTCTTTACAGGTGTTAGAAACGACGTTGAATCATTGGTAAATATTTTTGATGTTGGGGTTTTGGCTACGAATACCGATGTGCATGGTGAGGGTATTTCAAATTCAATTCTTGAATATATGGCTTTGGGTAAACCCGTGGTGGCCACTACAGGCGGCGGAACCAATGAAATCGTTACTGATGGCAAAACTGGATTTTTAATCCCTAATAAGTCACCAGAAATTCTGGCAGATAAGGTAATGTACTTGTTAAATAATCCCGATGAAGCCTCAAAGATGGGAGATGAGAGTAAGAATAGAATTGAAAGGACATTTAGTTTACGGAAAATGACTTCAGCATATTATCAGCTCTATCAAGGTGTATTAAAGTAA
- a CDS encoding glycosyltransferase, giving the protein MTKRKNICITINSLGRGGAEKQCLLLAKALKHKHNVVVAILKPEPRYESHVRFIQQEEIEHLVLSPNVLFNAVNFIKFLKKEKIDIVFSFLPTDTIFSAICGKFAGVSYSFGGIRNSYMPKLKFMALKAVNNYLLDYTIANNFAAYSSSQKFGFKKNVFVISNGIDINPFKQRIPQNGACISIISMGRLVEQKQYGVALKSIYKLKETLAGAYRFRYKIVGQGAEEENIREDIRKYGLENEVELVKNPSNIYQLLEESDIYLCSSSFEGVSNSVMEAMNSGLPIVATDAGDNSRLVIHQKNGFISKIGDDKALAGYLEELVQFPQKRIDMGRKSYDHLVEKFSYKAFQNHYLSLIENINTFHIDKGNVQL; this is encoded by the coding sequence ATGACAAAAAGAAAAAATATTTGCATTACAATTAACTCTTTAGGACGTGGAGGAGCGGAGAAACAGTGCCTGTTATTAGCAAAAGCACTAAAGCATAAGCATAACGTTGTTGTTGCTATTCTTAAACCGGAGCCAAGGTATGAGTCTCATGTAAGATTTATACAGCAGGAAGAGATTGAGCACCTTGTACTATCTCCTAATGTGCTTTTTAATGCCGTTAACTTTATTAAGTTTCTTAAAAAAGAAAAAATTGATATCGTTTTTTCTTTTTTGCCTACAGACACCATTTTTTCTGCCATTTGTGGAAAGTTTGCCGGAGTATCGTATTCTTTTGGAGGCATTAGAAATAGCTATATGCCTAAGCTCAAGTTTATGGCCTTAAAGGCGGTTAATAATTACCTTTTGGATTATACTATAGCAAATAACTTTGCCGCTTATAGTTCGTCTCAAAAATTTGGGTTTAAGAAGAATGTTTTTGTAATATCCAACGGAATAGATATCAACCCGTTTAAGCAGCGAATTCCTCAAAATGGAGCATGTATCTCTATAATTAGCATGGGTAGATTGGTAGAACAAAAGCAATATGGAGTAGCGCTTAAATCCATTTATAAGCTTAAAGAAACATTAGCTGGGGCCTATAGGTTTAGGTACAAAATTGTTGGACAGGGTGCTGAAGAAGAAAATATTAGAGAAGACATAAGAAAGTATGGGTTAGAAAATGAAGTAGAACTTGTAAAAAACCCGTCTAATATTTATCAACTTTTAGAAGAGTCTGATATATATCTGTGCAGTTCATCTTTTGAAGGTGTGTCAAATTCCGTAATGGAGGCTATGAACTCTGGATTGCCCATAGTCGCAACTGATGCCGGGGATAACTCACGATTGGTCATTCACCAAAAAAACGGGTTTATTTCAAAAATCGGAGATGATAAAGCATTGGCTGGATATCTAGAAGAACTTGTACAATTTCCACAAAAAAGAATTGACATGGGCAGGAAAAGTTACGATCATCTAGTCGAAAAATTTAGCTATAAAGCGTTCCAAAATCATTACTTGAGTCTCATTGAAAATATAAATACGTTTCACATAGATAAGGGGAACGTCCAACTGTAG
- a CDS encoding glycosyltransferase, producing the protein MKNQKHVVFLGEARFPYGLASVQRMTLMAKALLHENIKVTIICRKGSWNQGEHPDFKYEGTYEGINYIYTSKEVHKPKGFIKRNVQKIRGIYGEYQYLRNLKKNGGISMGVLSNRKLIHVFRYVFFSYLFRFPIVINLVEMASSMNHKRSLSRKINDFILDKWIVKLYDGALPISDKLKDFYHVASPLKPNLKLPIICDFDKFNISREPSEPYFLYCGSISYREVIDFILEAYKHISQEENVKLYMIVSGESKKEVARFQQEMNDMFKTEPIQLFSNIPYSQLVKLYVNASALLIPLRPTLQDSSRFPHKIGEYLASGNPVITTNIGEISVYFKDGETALVAGNYIVETFAEKMKFVVDNPEKAKKVGLVGKELGLREFDYRTHGARLKAFIENL; encoded by the coding sequence ATGAAAAATCAAAAGCATGTTGTTTTTTTAGGAGAAGCTAGATTTCCCTATGGCTTAGCTTCTGTACAGCGTATGACTTTAATGGCAAAGGCTCTGCTGCATGAGAACATTAAGGTAACAATTATCTGTAGAAAAGGCTCTTGGAACCAAGGAGAACATCCTGATTTTAAGTATGAAGGCACCTATGAAGGAATTAACTATATCTATACTTCTAAAGAGGTGCATAAGCCAAAAGGTTTCATAAAACGAAACGTTCAAAAGATTCGAGGGATTTACGGCGAATACCAATATTTAAGAAATTTAAAGAAAAACGGAGGGATTAGCATGGGCGTTCTTTCAAATAGAAAGTTAATACATGTTTTCAGATATGTATTTTTTTCATATTTATTTAGGTTTCCAATAGTAATAAATCTTGTTGAAATGGCTTCCTCAATGAATCATAAAAGAAGCCTTTCAAGAAAGATAAATGATTTTATTCTTGATAAATGGATAGTTAAACTGTATGATGGGGCATTACCAATAAGTGATAAATTAAAAGATTTTTATCACGTTGCATCACCTTTAAAACCAAACCTAAAATTGCCCATCATTTGTGATTTCGATAAGTTCAATATATCAAGAGAACCTTCTGAACCATATTTCTTGTATTGTGGCAGCATATCATATCGCGAGGTGATAGATTTCATTCTTGAAGCTTACAAACATATTTCGCAAGAAGAAAATGTAAAGTTATATATGATAGTAAGTGGGGAAAGTAAAAAAGAAGTGGCACGTTTTCAGCAAGAAATGAACGATATGTTTAAAACTGAACCCATTCAGTTATTCTCGAACATACCTTATTCCCAATTAGTGAAATTATATGTAAATGCTAGTGCCCTATTGATTCCATTACGACCAACGCTTCAAGACTCATCAAGATTTCCACACAAGATTGGAGAATACTTGGCTTCTGGTAACCCGGTCATCACGACAAATATTGGTGAAATATCTGTTTATTTTAAAGATGGGGAGACGGCGTTGGTTGCCGGCAATTATATTGTTGAAACCTTCGCCGAGAAAATGAAGTTCGTAGTAGACAATCCAGAAAAGGCAAAAAAAGTGGGACTAGTTGGTAAGGAATTAGGCTTAAGAGAATTTGATTATAGAACTCATGGAGCGCGTTTAAAGGCGTTTATTGAAAACCTATAA